The Hemicordylus capensis ecotype Gifberg chromosome 6, rHemCap1.1.pri, whole genome shotgun sequence genome window below encodes:
- the GARIN5B gene encoding Golgi-associated RAB2 interactor protein 5B isoform X3: MSQDNFPKSLSKQAFPSWTPPTGNLQKILQEGEFNILGGSVVFESNFVQVTRRGEYVGIQNHPNVITLGILASNPKLLLPDLMIVAWEKENETSKELQISRLIPLSLVDIFVHDLSERRLKLHLVTGQKYYLQLSAPEDEEDFLFERWISLIYLLRVASGKISTPVSMTPRGSAPRADAKQHWLPAVMVQDFQQLKQHPSQASSSYENQTFTPSISIASRQSILKPGSGGCSSQGTLGLSTNEPEQQYTSSEKTQASRPKKQSKSKRASARSPTRSCVSTGVGTSEHSTLSVGVGPSLPSTVSRAAGPSKPGSQLSAGGSSQRRDVGHASVSKVKKDPSVKTPEESEPTAVKLERSQKFLSLVQAQSLLPKDSQDLREKRTTESQNRTAGRSNPRRPPSREGSASHSMSREQSHRVAKADSPRAPLATSAQRSVAVGPSDVYDSSVASEPSAAGPMLVAAGPSGATSVGTKGSDVKTKPSEAVKEVEKGAAETGDRLLSRELSVKSKASEKYGTSAAPPKPETRPTSLSPTPEGQRSRSWSPKRKSSRGSKFHKTTVSAAMGPSQPGLRTVAVGPSKMVSPAQTRSQSRTSEADKRSKPKARPGREKRGEPSSALDKKESTGDQATTSRSKLKSAMSSAKKRSSLTFVTIYSALSSSMERLKDSKNKDEAKFVLQDEITDVSSKSSKHVTISGVIGPSGRNFLPHELRDSSELSGAGMSGMDAGSKTGAMLGTEAENQPIQTLTAARGSEANATAVNARPSNRGDTSGAAGQSQKHSRPPDRSRISVRAGPSQKLSTQDPKDPSVKSRISEGAGGPSAIETKSVAMGRSGRITVSEAPGPSMQRLKTAEFEELTTRAQQQSREAHTESGAVSHKSKFSKISGLLAKSRISVGVGRSLINTVSKAVGFSKTSNTQKPSLLKSGGWLTNVKKKDKSEGKRKSPQKSRAADASPRPSNRPSRAVTRPPSQSGSLSPEDTSARRGN; the protein is encoded by the exons GTGACTAGGAGGGGTGAATATGTTGGCATCCAAAACCATCCCAACGTCATCACTTTGGGCATTTTGGCCAGCAATCCCAAACTGCTGCTTCCTGACCTGATGATCGTTGCCTGGGAAAAAGAAAACGAGACATCCAAAGAACTGCAAATATCTCG GTTGATCCCTCTGAGTCTAGTGGATATTTTCGTTCATGACCTGAGCGAGCGACGCCTGAAATTACATTTGGTGACGGGGCAAAAATACTACCTGCAGCTCTCTGCCCCCGAGGATGAAGAGGACTTCCTTTTTGAACGTTGGATTAGCCTCATTTACCTGTTGCGTGTGGCCAGTGGCAAGATCAGCACTCCAGTGAGCATGACCCCAAGGGGCTCTGCACCTCGTGCTGATGCCAAGCAG CACTGGCTCCCAGCCGTCATGGTTCAAGATTTTCAGCAGCTCAAGCAGCATCCAAGCCAGGCCAGTTCCTCCTATGAGAACCAAACCTTCAC ACCGAGTATTTCCATTGCTTCAAGGCAGAGTATCCTAAAACCAG GGTCTGGAGGATGCAGTTCTCAAGGAACACTTGGACTCTCCACCAATGAG CCtgaacagcagtacacttccagtGAAAAGACTCAGGCCTCTAGACCAAAGAAGCAATCCAAGTCCAAAAGGGCTTCTGCCCGCTCTCCTACACGATCCTGTGTCTCAACTGGTGTAGGGACTTCAGAACACAGTACACTGTCCGTGGGTGTTGGGCCTTCTCTGCCATCTACCGTCTCAAGAGCAGCTGGTCCCTCCAAACCAGGTAGCCAGCTGAGTGCCGGAGGAAGCAGCCAGAGGAGGGATGTTGGACATGCCAGTGTCTCAAAAGTGAAGAAAGACCCCAGTGTCAAAACACCAGAAGAATCTGAACCCACCGCTGTTAAATTAGAAAGGAGCCAAAAATTCTTATCATTGGTACAAGCCCAAAGTCTGTTACCAAAAGACAGCCAGGACCTCAGGGAAAAGCGCACCACAGAATCCCAGAACAGAACTGCAGGTCGGTCAAACCCCCGCAGGCCTCCGTCACGAGAAGGCTCAGCCTCCCACAGCATGTCAAGGGAGCAAAGTCATCGTGTAGCTAAAGCTGATTCTCCAAGAGCACCATTAGCCACCAGTGCCCAAAGATCAGTGGCTGTAGGCCCATCAGATGTGTATGATAGTTCAGTGGCCAGTGAACCTTCTGCTGCAGGTCCCATGTTGGTGGCAGCTGGCCCATCTGGAGCAACCTCAGTGGGGACCAAGGGCTCTGATGTTAAAACCAAGCCTTCGGAAGCTGTGAAGGAGGTGGAGAAGGGAGCTGCAGAGACTGGAGACAGACTCTTATCTAGAGAGCTGTCAGTAAAATCTAAAGCTTCTGAGAAATATGGgacctctgctgctcctcctaaGCCAGAGACTCGGCCAACTTCTTTGAGCCCCACACCAGAGGGGCAGCGCTCTCGTTCTTGGAGCCCCaaaaggaaaagcagcagggggTCAAAATTCCACAAGACAACAGTGTCAGCCGCAATGGGGCCTTCCCAACCAGGTTTGAGGACTGTGGCTGTGGGGCCCTCCAAGATGGTTAGCCCGGCTCAAACCAGGTCCCAAAGCCGAACATCAGAAGCAGATAAACGAAGTAAGCCGAAGGCAAGACCCGGCagagagaagagaggggagcCGAGCAGTGCCCTAGACAAAAAGGAATCAACTGG GGACCAGGCGACCACGTCCAGAAGTAAACTGAAATCGGCTATGAGCTCAG CCAAAAAAAGAAGCAGCCTTACCTTCGTAACTATCTATTCCGCTTTGTCCTCATCTATGGAGAGATTAAAGGACTCAAAAAACAAGGACGAAGCTAAG ttcgTCCTACAAGATGAGATCACAGATGTGTCTTCCAAGTCATCCAAGCATGTGACAATCTCAGGTGTGATAGGTCCATCAGGGAGAAACTTCTTGCCACACGAACTGAGAGATTCTTCTGAACTCAGCGGAGCTGGCATGTCCGGGATGGATGCAGGTTCCAAAACAGGAGCTATGCTGGGGacagaagcagaaaaccaaccaatcCAGACATTGACAGCTGCAAGAGGCTCTGAGGCAAATGCCACTGCGGTAAATGCAAGACCCTCCAATAGAGGTGACACTTCTGGAGCAGCAGGACAATCCCAGAAGCACAGCAGACCACCTGACAGATCCCGTATTTCTGTGAGGGCAGGTCCCTCACAGAAGCTCAGCACACAGGATCCAAAAGACCCAAGCGTGAAATCCCGTATTTCTgagggagcaggtggtccctctgCAATAGAAACCAAATCTGTGGCTATGGGGCGCTCAGGGAGAATCACAGTTTCTGAAGCACCTGGTCCTTCTATGCAGAGATTAAAGACTGCAGAATTTGAAGAATTGACCACAAGAgcccagcagcagagcagggaagcTCACACAGAGTCTGGAGCTGTTTCCCACAAATCCAAGTTTTCAAAGATATCTGGCCTTCTCGCCAAATCCCGTATTTCAGTGGGTGTGGGTCGCTCACTGATTAATACGGTTTCTAAAGCAGTTGGCTTCTCAAAGACAAGCAACACGCAAAAACCAAGCCTCTTAAAATCTGGTGGGTGGCTAACAAATGTGAAGAAGAAAGACAAGTCTGAAGGCAAGAGGAAGTCTCCTCAGAAATCCAGAGCAGCTGATGCCTCTCCTAGGCCCAGCAATCGTCCATCCAGAGCTGTGACTAGACCTCCCAGTCAGTCTGGCAGTCTTTCACCTGAAGACACATCAGCCAG